In the genome of Desulfovibrio desulfuricans, one region contains:
- the lon gene encoding endopeptidase La — protein sequence MADINEKDILLHQGEPVEAEPAIDADQDKPELSAHEALEREGGLNTAAQSIPDTLPVLPVRDVVIFNYMILPLFIGRDKSVQAVDAALKNGRHLLVCAQREESTEDPKPEDLYEVGTVVQVMRMLKMPDSRVKILVQGVSRARVTGYRQVEPFLEARVETLPEQIPVVDATVEALLRSVREQSEKVLTLRGLSSPDVLAVLQGVDDPGRLADLIAANMRMKTADAQRILEAENPIDRLMLVNTQLQREVEVATVQARIQSSAREGMDKAQKDYFLREQLKAIRTELGDKDEDGEEDLENLKQALEKAGLPKDVRKEADKQLRRLSGMHADSSEANVVRTYLDWLVDLPWKKFSRDRLDIVHAKQILDEDHCGLDKIKDRILEFLSVRKLNPQSKGPILCFAGPPGVGKTSLGRSIARAMGRKFQRLSLGGMHDEAEIRGHRRTYIGAMPGRIIQALKQAGTRNPVIVLDEVDKLGTDFRGDPSSALLEVLDPEQNNTFSDHYLNVPFDLSKVMFLCTANHLETIPAALRDRMEVISLPGYTMQEKAQIARIHLLPKKVADNGLAAKDVELTEPALEKIIREYTREAGLRNLERELSSICRKLARSKAEGKKPPFKVDAADVEKLLGAPRFIEDEKEKKLMPGMALGLAWTPAGGEVLTVEATVMKGKGGLTLTGQLGDVMKESAQAALSYIRSRAEDLGVDPDFVGKYDLHVHVPAGATPKDGPSAGVTLTTALISALSGRRVRADLCMTGEITLQGRVLPVGGIKEKILAGVTRGLRHVAIPHQNVKDLEDVPKELLKRITVHPIHHYDELLPLVFETKGGRGGSSSAGKSGATKAEEPAAAAAKPVSGRGRKRPAEAGA from the coding sequence ATGGCTGACATCAATGAAAAAGACATTTTGTTGCACCAGGGCGAACCCGTCGAGGCAGAACCTGCCATCGATGCGGATCAGGACAAGCCGGAGCTGAGCGCACACGAAGCGCTGGAGCGCGAGGGCGGACTTAACACCGCCGCGCAGAGCATCCCTGATACCTTGCCCGTATTGCCCGTGCGCGACGTGGTGATCTTCAACTATATGATTCTGCCGCTTTTTATCGGGCGCGACAAATCCGTTCAGGCGGTGGACGCAGCCCTCAAAAACGGACGGCATCTGCTGGTCTGCGCCCAAAGGGAAGAATCTACCGAAGATCCCAAACCGGAAGACCTCTATGAAGTCGGCACGGTGGTGCAGGTTATGCGCATGCTCAAGATGCCCGATTCGCGGGTAAAAATTCTTGTGCAGGGCGTCAGCCGCGCCCGCGTTACCGGCTACCGTCAGGTTGAGCCTTTTCTTGAGGCCCGAGTGGAAACCCTGCCGGAGCAGATTCCGGTTGTGGACGCCACAGTCGAGGCGCTGCTGCGCTCTGTGCGCGAGCAGAGCGAAAAGGTGCTGACCCTGCGCGGCCTTTCATCGCCCGACGTGCTCGCAGTGCTGCAGGGCGTGGACGATCCTGGCCGTCTGGCCGATCTTATCGCCGCCAACATGCGCATGAAAACCGCCGACGCCCAACGTATTCTCGAGGCGGAAAACCCCATCGACCGTCTCATGCTGGTCAATACCCAGCTGCAGCGCGAGGTGGAGGTGGCCACCGTGCAGGCGCGCATCCAGAGTTCGGCCCGTGAGGGCATGGACAAGGCGCAGAAGGATTACTTTCTGCGCGAGCAGCTCAAGGCCATCCGCACCGAGCTTGGCGACAAGGACGAAGACGGCGAGGAGGATCTTGAAAACCTCAAGCAGGCCCTCGAAAAAGCCGGGCTGCCCAAGGATGTGCGCAAGGAGGCCGACAAGCAGCTGCGCCGCCTCTCGGGCATGCACGCCGATTCTTCCGAGGCCAACGTGGTGCGCACCTACCTTGACTGGCTGGTGGATCTGCCGTGGAAAAAGTTTTCGCGCGACAGGCTCGACATTGTTCATGCCAAGCAGATTCTGGACGAGGATCACTGCGGACTCGACAAAATCAAGGACCGCATCCTCGAATTTTTGAGCGTGCGCAAGCTCAACCCGCAGTCCAAGGGTCCCATCCTGTGCTTTGCGGGCCCTCCCGGCGTGGGCAAAACCTCGCTTGGCCGCTCCATCGCGCGGGCTATGGGCCGCAAGTTCCAGCGGCTTTCGCTGGGCGGCATGCACGACGAGGCCGAGATACGCGGCCACCGGCGAACCTACATTGGCGCCATGCCGGGGCGTATCATCCAGGCGCTCAAGCAGGCGGGCACGCGCAATCCTGTTATCGTGCTGGACGAGGTGGACAAGCTGGGCACGGATTTCAGGGGCGACCCCTCCTCCGCCCTGCTGGAAGTGCTTGACCCGGAACAGAACAACACCTTCAGCGATCATTACCTGAACGTGCCCTTTGATCTTTCCAAGGTCATGTTTTTGTGCACGGCCAACCATCTGGAGACCATCCCGGCGGCCCTGCGCGACCGTATGGAGGTTATTTCGCTGCCTGGCTACACCATGCAGGAAAAAGCCCAGATCGCCCGCATCCATCTGCTGCCCAAAAAAGTGGCGGACAACGGCCTGGCCGCAAAAGACGTGGAGTTGACCGAGCCGGCGCTGGAAAAAATTATCAGGGAATACACGCGCGAGGCAGGCCTGCGCAACCTTGAGCGCGAGCTTTCGTCCATCTGCCGCAAACTGGCCCGGAGCAAAGCCGAGGGCAAAAAGCCGCCCTTCAAGGTTGACGCGGCCGATGTGGAAAAACTGCTGGGCGCGCCCCGCTTTATTGAAGACGAAAAGGAAAAGAAGCTCATGCCCGGCATGGCTCTGGGCCTGGCCTGGACCCCGGCCGGCGGCGAGGTGCTTACGGTTGAGGCCACAGTCATGAAGGGCAAGGGAGGCCTTACCCTTACCGGCCAGCTTGGCGACGTCATGAAAGAAAGCGCCCAGGCGGCGCTGAGCTACATACGCAGCCGCGCTGAAGACCTCGGCGTGGACCCCGACTTTGTGGGCAAGTACGATCTGCACGTGCACGTACCCGCAGGGGCAACCCCCAAGGATGGCCCCTCGGCGGGCGTGACGCTGACAACGGCGCTCATTTCTGCGCTCAGCGGGCGTCGGGTACGCGCCGACCTGTGCATGACCGGCGAGATAACCCTGCAGGGACGAGTGCTGCCCGTGGGCGGCATCAAGGAAAAAATTCTGGCGGGCGTGACGCGCGGCCTCAGGCATGTGGCCATCCCGCACCAGAACGTCAAGGATCTTGAAGACGTGCCCAAGGAACTGCTCAAGCGCATAACGGTGCATCCCATCCACCATTATGACGAACTGCTGCCTCTGGTTTTTGAAACCAAGGGCGGACGCGGGGGCAGCTCCTCGGCTGGCAAGAGCGGCGCAACAAAGGCGGAAGAACCCGCCGCTGCTGCGGCCAAACCTGTCAGCGGCAGGGGCCGCAAACGCCCTGCCGAAGCCGGAGCCTGA
- the prmC gene encoding peptide chain release factor N(5)-glutamine methyltransferase: protein MRLRQYIDEATAQLTRAGVDSPRLCAEVLAREALGGDAASSARLFCILAADRQIEPDERQRLDALVAQRATGQPLAQIIGRKEFYGRDFVVTRHTLIPRPETELLVDTALELLPEEPLRFADLGAGTGCIGLTLLAERPAWSGLLVDICPQAIAVTAQNTRLLGLEGRAAAVRSDMCRPPLKAQSLRLLVSNPPYIAEAERHMVMDEVLHNEPHSALFSDNNGLSHLAAAIQAAAFALQPGGWVLLEHGAEQAQAVAGLLRATSIFKKIENKRDIAQLYRCTLAQKGL from the coding sequence GTGCGGCTCAGACAGTATATTGATGAAGCTACCGCGCAATTGACCAGGGCGGGGGTGGACAGCCCCCGCCTTTGCGCGGAAGTTCTGGCCCGCGAGGCCCTGGGCGGCGATGCCGCAAGCTCCGCGCGGCTTTTCTGCATTCTGGCGGCAGACCGGCAAATTGAACCGGACGAGAGGCAAAGGCTGGATGCGCTGGTCGCCCAACGCGCCACCGGACAGCCCCTGGCGCAGATCATTGGCCGCAAGGAATTTTATGGGCGCGACTTTGTAGTAACCCGCCACACGCTTATCCCACGGCCAGAGACAGAGCTGCTCGTCGATACGGCGCTTGAGCTGCTGCCCGAAGAACCACTGCGTTTTGCGGACCTTGGCGCGGGCACAGGCTGCATCGGCCTGACCCTGCTGGCCGAGCGCCCCGCCTGGAGCGGCCTGCTTGTGGACATCTGCCCGCAGGCCATAGCAGTAACCGCCCAAAACACCAGGCTGCTGGGCCTTGAGGGCCGGGCCGCAGCCGTGCGGAGCGACATGTGCAGGCCTCCGCTCAAGGCCCAATCGTTGCGTCTGCTTGTGAGCAACCCGCCGTACATTGCCGAGGCCGAGCGGCACATGGTCATGGACGAGGTGTTGCACAACGAGCCGCACAGCGCGCTGTTTTCGGACAACAACGGGCTTTCCCACCTGGCGGCCGCCATACAGGCGGCGGCTTTTGCCCTGCAGCCGGGCGGCTGGGTGCTGCTTGAGCACGGCGCGGAGCAGGCGCAGGCCGTCGCAGGGCTGCTGCGCGCCACGAGTATTTTTAAAAAAATTGAAAATAAACGGGATATTGCCCAACTTTACCGTTGCACATTGGCACAAAAAGGGCTATAA
- the tuf gene encoding elongation factor Tu → MGKEKFERKKPHVNIGTIGHIDHGKTTLTAAITKIAGLKGSGKFISYDEIDKAPEEKERGITISTAHVEYETPKRHYAHVDCPGHADYIKNMITGAAQMDGGILVVAATDGPMPQTREHILLARQVGVPQLVVFLNKCDLVDDEELLELVELEVRELLSSYDFPGDDVPVIRGSALKALECDNADAPEAKCILDLLQACDDFIPEPERDIDKPFLMPIEDVFSISGRGTVVTGRVERGILKVSDEVEIVGIKPTQKTICTGVEMFRKLLDQGQAGDNIGALLRGTKRDDVERGQVLAAPKSITPHKKFKAEVYVLSKEEGGRHTPFFSGYRPQFYFRTTDITGIINLPEGVEMVMPGDNSQFIVELIAPIAMEAGLRFAIREGGRTVGSGVVTEIIE, encoded by the coding sequence ATGGGCAAGGAAAAATTTGAACGCAAAAAGCCCCATGTAAACATCGGCACCATCGGCCACATCGACCATGGCAAGACCACCCTCACCGCCGCCATCACCAAGATTGCCGGTCTGAAGGGTTCGGGCAAGTTCATTTCTTATGACGAAATCGACAAGGCCCCCGAAGAAAAGGAACGTGGTATCACCATTTCCACCGCACACGTGGAATACGAAACCCCGAAGCGCCACTATGCCCACGTTGACTGCCCCGGCCACGCCGACTACATCAAGAACATGATCACCGGCGCTGCCCAGATGGACGGCGGTATTCTTGTTGTGGCCGCCACCGACGGCCCCATGCCCCAGACCCGTGAGCACATTCTGCTTGCCCGTCAGGTCGGCGTGCCCCAGCTCGTGGTGTTCCTGAACAAGTGCGACCTGGTCGACGACGAAGAACTGCTGGAACTCGTGGAACTCGAAGTTCGCGAGCTGCTCTCTAGCTACGACTTCCCCGGCGACGACGTTCCGGTTATCCGCGGTTCCGCCCTTAAGGCGCTGGAATGCGACAACGCCGACGCGCCCGAGGCCAAGTGCATTCTTGACCTGCTGCAGGCCTGCGACGATTTCATTCCCGAACCGGAACGCGACATCGACAAGCCCTTCCTGATGCCCATCGAAGACGTGTTCTCCATCTCCGGCCGTGGTACTGTTGTTACCGGTCGTGTGGAACGCGGCATCCTGAAGGTCAGTGACGAAGTGGAAATTGTGGGTATCAAGCCCACCCAGAAAACCATCTGCACCGGCGTTGAAATGTTCCGCAAGCTGCTTGACCAGGGTCAGGCCGGCGACAACATCGGCGCCCTGCTTCGCGGCACCAAGCGTGACGACGTGGAACGCGGCCAGGTTCTTGCCGCTCCCAAAAGCATCACGCCCCACAAGAAGTTCAAGGCTGAAGTGTACGTTCTCTCCAAGGAAGAAGGCGGCCGTCATACCCCGTTCTTCTCTGGCTATCGTCCTCAGTTCTACTTCCGTACCACGGACATCACCGGCATCATCAACCTGCCCGAAGGCGTGGAAATGGTTATGCCTGGCGATAACTCCCAGTTCATCGTTGAACTCATCGCTCCCATCGCCATGGAAGCCGGTCTGCGTTTCGCCATCCGTGAAGGTGGCCGCACCGTTGGCTCCGGCGTGGTGACCGAAATCATCGAGTAG
- the rpmG gene encoding 50S ribosomal protein L33 — MRVNIILACTECKRRNYSTRKNKKNTTGRLEMKKYCPWDKKHTLHRETR; from the coding sequence ATGCGAGTTAACATCATTCTAGCTTGCACCGAGTGCAAGCGCCGCAACTACAGCACCCGGAAGAACAAGAAAAACACTACCGGGCGGCTGGAAATGAAGAAATATTGTCCCTGGGACAAGAAGCACACGTTGCATCGCGAAACCAGGTAA
- the secE gene encoding preprotein translocase subunit SecE produces MAKKQAQAADLKADKGPNPVVRFTRYVEDAKAELRKVTWPTMQETRKATLAVLGFVAVMAVILGLVDFGLSSLIKTLLS; encoded by the coding sequence ATGGCAAAAAAACAAGCTCAAGCTGCCGACCTTAAGGCTGACAAAGGCCCCAACCCTGTCGTACGGTTTACACGCTACGTTGAGGATGCCAAGGCCGAATTGCGCAAAGTTACCTGGCCTACGATGCAGGAAACTCGCAAAGCCACCTTGGCCGTTTTGGGCTTCGTAGCCGTGATGGCTGTTATTCTGGGGCTGGTGGACTTTGGTCTGTCTTCCCTGATCAAGACCCTACTGTCCTGA
- the nusG gene encoding transcription termination/antitermination protein NusG: MKDPVIDETSELCKKARWYIVHTYSGFEQRVQKTINELRRTGQDEGLIEEIVVPTEKVIEPTKGGQQRTSTRKFYPGYVMVRMTMTDLSWHLVQSIPKVTGFVGGKNRPTPMRESEAQRILDLMESRQETPRPKFNFDRGDEVRVIEGPFGGFNGVVEDVNYDKGKLRVSVSIFGRQTPVELDFVQVSKG, from the coding sequence ATGAAAGACCCTGTTATCGACGAAACTTCCGAGCTCTGCAAAAAGGCTCGCTGGTACATCGTGCACACCTACTCTGGTTTTGAGCAGCGTGTGCAGAAGACCATTAACGAGTTGCGCCGCACCGGGCAGGATGAGGGGCTTATTGAGGAAATTGTTGTGCCCACGGAAAAGGTCATCGAACCTACCAAGGGCGGCCAGCAACGCACCTCTACTCGCAAGTTCTACCCCGGGTATGTCATGGTTCGCATGACCATGACGGATCTTTCCTGGCATCTGGTTCAGTCCATCCCCAAGGTCACGGGGTTTGTTGGCGGCAAAAACCGTCCTACCCCGATGCGTGAAAGCGAAGCCCAGCGCATACTCGATCTCATGGAGTCGCGCCAGGAAACGCCAAGGCCCAAGTTCAACTTTGACCGCGGCGACGAAGTACGCGTTATTGAAGGGCCGTTTGGCGGCTTCAATGGCGTTGTGGAAGACGTCAACTACGACAAGGGGAAACTGCGCGTTTCCGTTTCCATTTTTGGTCGTCAGACCCCTGTGGAACTGGATTTTGTGCAGGTATCCAAAGGTTAA
- the rplK gene encoding 50S ribosomal protein L11, which yields MAKKEVAKIKLQIPAGAANPSPPVGPALGQHGLNIMGFCKEFNARTMEQKGTIIPVVITVYADRSFTFITKTPPASVLIMKAAKIEKGSGEPNRNKVGSLTMAQVEEIAKLKLPDLNAASVEAAVKSIAGTARSMGIDVK from the coding sequence ATGGCCAAGAAAGAAGTTGCCAAAATCAAACTGCAGATCCCCGCAGGCGCGGCTAACCCCTCGCCGCCGGTGGGTCCCGCTTTGGGTCAGCATGGCCTGAACATCATGGGTTTCTGCAAGGAATTCAATGCCCGCACCATGGAACAGAAGGGCACCATCATTCCTGTGGTCATCACCGTGTATGCTGACCGCTCTTTCACCTTCATCACCAAGACCCCCCCGGCCTCGGTGCTGATCATGAAAGCCGCCAAGATCGAAAAGGGTTCCGGCGAACCCAACCGTAACAAGGTTGGCAGCCTGACCATGGCTCAGGTTGAAGAAATCGCCAAGCTGAAGCTGCCCGATCTGAATGCTGCCAGCGTTGAAGCTGCGGTGAAGTCCATTGCTGGCACCGCTCGCAGCATGGGCATTGACGTTAAGTAA
- the rplA gene encoding 50S ribosomal protein L1, which produces MPRHGKNFRKALEGSNLQDRFSIEDAVSKSLGASFAKFDETVDVAVRLGVDPKYSDQMVRGAVTLPNGLGKTVRVAVFCKGEKQAEAREAGADVVGAEELVAKVKEGWLEFDAAVATPDVMALVGQIGRVLGPRGLMPNAKTGSVTFDLTKAVTELKAGRVDFKVDKAGVLHAPLGKVSFGPEKILGNLKALLDAVNRLKPSAAKGSYMLSMAVSTTMGPGFKVDMAQVKKFLEG; this is translated from the coding sequence ATGCCCAGACATGGCAAGAATTTCCGCAAGGCTCTTGAAGGTAGCAACCTTCAGGATCGCTTCAGCATTGAAGACGCAGTGAGCAAATCGCTCGGCGCTTCATTTGCCAAATTTGATGAAACTGTCGATGTGGCCGTTCGCCTCGGCGTTGACCCCAAATATTCTGATCAGATGGTGCGCGGCGCTGTGACCCTGCCCAACGGGCTTGGCAAGACTGTGCGCGTTGCCGTTTTCTGCAAGGGCGAAAAGCAGGCCGAAGCCCGCGAAGCCGGCGCCGATGTTGTGGGCGCGGAAGAACTGGTCGCCAAGGTCAAGGAAGGCTGGCTCGAATTTGATGCCGCCGTCGCCACCCCCGACGTCATGGCCCTTGTGGGTCAGATCGGTCGCGTGCTTGGCCCCCGTGGTCTTATGCCCAACGCCAAGACCGGCTCCGTCACCTTTGACTTGACCAAGGCCGTCACCGAACTCAAGGCTGGTCGCGTCGACTTCAAGGTTGACAAGGCTGGCGTGCTGCACGCTCCCCTCGGCAAGGTTTCTTTTGGCCCCGAAAAGATTCTGGGCAACCTCAAGGCCCTGCTTGACGCCGTCAACCGCCTTAAGCCTTCTGCCGCCAAGGGCAGCTACATGCTCTCCATGGCAGTGTCCACCACCATGGGTCCCGGCTTCAAGGTCGACATGGCTCAGGTTAAAAAATTTCTTGAGGGCTAA
- the rplJ gene encoding 50S ribosomal protein L10, with protein sequence MNRSGKAAIIEAVKARADKASFAVITDFKGMTVEELTNLRVSLRTAGGEYHVVKNTLARIALTDGTHNAIKDKFHDNCGVAFGFDDPVAVAKALSDFAKQSKLFELRCASLDGKAMDAAQIDALAKLPSKEQLLGHLLGTMNAVPTNFVSLFANVLRGLLYALKGIEDQKANAA encoded by the coding sequence GTGAACAGGTCTGGAAAAGCCGCTATAATTGAAGCCGTTAAGGCCCGTGCCGACAAAGCTTCTTTTGCGGTTATCACGGACTTCAAGGGCATGACGGTGGAAGAGCTGACGAACCTGCGTGTTTCCCTGCGTACTGCAGGCGGCGAATATCACGTCGTTAAAAACACGTTGGCCCGCATTGCTCTTACCGACGGTACGCACAACGCTATCAAGGACAAGTTCCATGATAACTGCGGCGTGGCCTTTGGGTTCGATGACCCCGTGGCGGTGGCCAAGGCGCTCAGCGATTTTGCCAAGCAAAGCAAGCTCTTTGAGCTGCGCTGCGCCAGCCTGGACGGCAAGGCTATGGATGCCGCCCAGATTGACGCTCTGGCCAAGCTGCCCAGCAAGGAGCAGCTGCTCGGTCATTTGCTCGGCACCATGAACGCCGTGCCCACCAATTTTGTTTCGCTGTTCGCCAACGTGCTGCGTGGCCTGCTCTATGCCCTCAAGGGCATCGAAGATCAGAAAGCCAACGCTGCATAG
- the rplL gene encoding 50S ribosomal protein L7/L12, which translates to MAVTKEEVVDFISNMTVLELSEFIKELEEKFGVSAAAPAAAMVMAAPAAAAEAAEEKTEFDVILKEAGANKIGVIKAVRALTSLGLKEAKEKVDGCPSTLKEGVSKDEAEEAKKLLTEAGATVEVK; encoded by the coding sequence ATGGCCGTTACCAAAGAAGAAGTTGTTGATTTTATCTCCAATATGACCGTTCTTGAACTCTCCGAGTTCATCAAGGAACTGGAAGAAAAGTTTGGTGTTTCCGCTGCCGCTCCCGCCGCCGCCATGGTTATGGCCGCCCCCGCTGCCGCTGCTGAAGCCGCCGAAGAAAAGACCGAATTCGACGTGATCCTGAAGGAAGCTGGCGCCAACAAGATCGGCGTCATCAAGGCTGTGCGCGCTCTGACCAGCCTTGGCCTCAAGGAAGCCAAGGAAAAGGTCGACGGCTGCCCCTCCACCCTGAAGGAAGGCGTGTCCAAGGATGAAGCCGAAGAAGCCAAGAAGCTGCTTACCGAAGCTGGCGCCACTGTCGAAGTGAAGTAA
- a CDS encoding c-type cytochrome, which produces MNNRNLLYALALTCLLLVFGAWMLTFFHYGAAVRQSPPAQVQNSLHTGPAAEPQFNPPRPQDAPEAIRDAVMLGYNILTDTAQYAPGHAGNELTCATCHLEAGRSKNSISLVGAAATYPRFSASHKGSIDLAQKVQDCFARNLNATPPALDSRDMQAILAYLQWISKDIPVYASIPWALPAALGGSHKADAVSGAQVYADACAACHGEAGDGSPPLWGKGAYTDGSSLHDINTFAVFTHRFMPPDAATLTPEQALDVSSYVNAQPRPVFSAQPAQGK; this is translated from the coding sequence ATGAACAACCGCAATCTGCTCTACGCCCTCGCTCTGACCTGTCTTTTGCTGGTCTTTGGCGCGTGGATGCTCACTTTTTTTCACTATGGCGCTGCAGTCCGGCAAAGTCCTCCCGCTCAGGTGCAGAACTCGCTGCACACAGGGCCAGCGGCAGAACCGCAGTTTAACCCTCCGCGACCGCAGGATGCCCCAGAGGCCATCCGCGACGCCGTCATGCTTGGCTACAATATTTTAACGGACACGGCGCAGTACGCACCGGGGCACGCGGGCAACGAGCTGACCTGCGCTACCTGTCATCTTGAAGCCGGGCGCAGCAAGAATTCAATCAGTCTTGTGGGCGCAGCCGCTACCTACCCGCGATTTTCGGCCAGCCATAAAGGCAGCATTGACCTCGCCCAAAAAGTGCAAGACTGCTTTGCCCGCAACCTCAATGCAACCCCGCCCGCGCTCGACAGCCGCGACATGCAGGCCATACTTGCCTATCTGCAATGGATTTCAAAAGACATTCCCGTGTACGCCAGCATACCCTGGGCTCTACCTGCTGCCCTGGGCGGCAGCCACAAGGCTGATGCAGTCAGCGGCGCACAGGTCTATGCCGACGCCTGCGCGGCCTGTCACGGCGAGGCGGGCGACGGTTCACCCCCGCTGTGGGGCAAAGGCGCGTACACCGACGGATCATCCTTGCACGACATAAATACCTTTGCGGTCTTTACCCACCGCTTTATGCCGCCCGACGCCGCCACGCTCACGCCGGAACAGGCGCTCGACGTGTCCTCCTACGTAAACGCCCAGCCTCGCCCTGTGTTTTCTGCCCAGCCCGCGCAAGGAAAGTAA
- a CDS encoding cytochrome ubiquinol oxidase subunit I encodes MNFPILHIPVVGDGMTIALNAVLHVCISHGLAIGLMAMLVTFQTLTWQGKGAFWARIARQVLGPLVIATTSIGAVTGVGIWILTGSLAPEGIGALIHLFFWPWFIEWFAFTAEVILLLCYYYLWDKLAERKPGVLAAIGWAYVATSFVSAVLITGILGFMLTPQGWPWARSFTEAYFNPTFIPQCFLRVGGGIAIGALLLLAWVAWRFKGTPDERGRALRACGIALLASLAVTAAASYVYFLRVPLTYLTHWKFAVATSHLSQLPDFLPAANTVAVLVLVLAALAALSRSPLLSRALCIPAVLLSLCMVMEFERVREFIRGPYLMPGYMHASQITLIESEALAADNQPLLPRLRWVNTSASLPPAAQAAKTLFAANCGVCHAESGVNGIDQRLAGRSADGINAMLGITQRLAPYMTPFVGSEQERTLLTEYLFQLSSNYSRRTQQAAREK; translated from the coding sequence ATGAACTTTCCTATTCTGCATATTCCTGTGGTGGGCGACGGCATGACCATTGCCCTCAACGCTGTACTGCACGTCTGCATCAGCCACGGGCTGGCCATCGGCCTCATGGCTATGCTGGTTACCTTTCAGACGCTCACATGGCAGGGCAAGGGAGCCTTTTGGGCAAGGATCGCACGGCAGGTGCTGGGGCCGCTGGTCATTGCGACTACCTCCATAGGGGCCGTTACGGGCGTGGGCATATGGATTCTGACCGGCAGCCTCGCCCCCGAGGGCATCGGCGCACTCATCCATCTTTTTTTCTGGCCATGGTTTATCGAGTGGTTCGCCTTTACAGCCGAGGTTATCCTGCTGCTGTGCTACTACTACCTGTGGGACAAACTTGCGGAGCGCAAACCCGGCGTCCTTGCGGCCATCGGCTGGGCCTATGTGGCCACGTCATTTGTTTCCGCCGTGCTTATCACGGGCATTCTGGGCTTTATGCTTACCCCCCAGGGCTGGCCATGGGCCCGCAGCTTTACCGAGGCATACTTTAACCCCACATTTATCCCCCAGTGTTTTTTGCGTGTCGGGGGCGGCATCGCTATTGGCGCGCTGCTGCTGCTTGCCTGGGTCGCCTGGCGCTTCAAGGGCACGCCCGACGAGCGCGGCAGGGCATTACGCGCCTGCGGCATCGCCCTGCTGGCTTCGCTGGCCGTTACGGCGGCCGCAAGTTACGTGTATTTTTTGCGGGTTCCCCTGACCTACCTTACCCACTGGAAGTTTGCCGTCGCCACGTCGCACCTTTCGCAGCTGCCCGATTTTCTGCCTGCGGCCAATACCGTTGCGGTACTGGTGCTGGTGCTGGCCGCTCTGGCAGCCCTGAGCCGCAGCCCCCTGCTGAGCCGCGCCCTGTGCATACCGGCTGTGCTGTTGAGCCTGTGCATGGTGATGGAATTTGAACGGGTGCGCGAATTTATTCGCGGGCCGTACCTGATGCCGGGCTATATGCACGCCAGCCAGATAACCCTGATAGAAAGCGAGGCCCTGGCCGCCGACAATCAGCCCCTGCTGCCGCGCTTGCGCTGGGTCAACACCAGCGCAAGCCTGCCCCCTGCGGCACAGGCAGCCAAAACGCTGTTTGCCGCCAACTGCGGCGTCTGCCACGCAGAAAGCGGCGTCAACGGCATTGATCAGCGGCTGGCAGGCCGCTCGGCAGACGGCATCAACGCCATGCTGGGCATAACGCAGCGGCTGGCCCCTTACATGACGCCCTTTGTGGGGTCCGAACAGGAGCGCACGCTGCTGACCGAGTATCTGTTCCAGCTTTCGTCCAACTACTCGCGCCGCACGCAGCAGGCAGCCAGGGAGAAGTAG